From the genome of Luteibacter rhizovicinus DSM 16549:
TCCATTGTCCAGCGCGCGGCCGAGCTGCATGCGGCGAAGGTCCAGTTGCTCGATGCGCCATCCGGACCGGGCCTGCGCGTGATGGTGACGTTGCCGTTGTCCTGAGCGGAATTTCCAATCTCCGTAACAAAGGCCGGCGCATACTCAAGGGCCCTCCGTGGAGCGCCGCAATGAAGAATCCCGAAGCGACCAAAGCCAAGCGCAAGGCCGACCTGCACACACCGACCGGCCTCGGCGCCGACGCCACCCGCGATATCTCGGCCGAACTCAACGCACTGCTCGCCGATACGTTCGCGCTTTACCTGAAGACCAAGAATTTTCATTGGCATATGTCGGGCCCGCGTTTCCGCGACCTGCATCTGTTGCTCGATGAGCAGGGTGAGCAGATTTTCAGCATGACCGACGATCTCGCCGAGCGCGTGCGCAAGATCGGCGGAACCACCTTGCGTTCGATCGGCCACATCGCGCGCGTGCAGCGCCTGTCCGATAACGACGCCGATTTCGTCACGCCGCAGGACATGCTCGCCGAACTGCGCGAGGACAACCAGCGTCTGGTCGGCTTCCTGCGTGAGACGCATTCGCTGTGCGACGAATACTCCGATGTCGCCACGGCCAGCCTCATCGAGAACTGGATCGACCAGGGTGAGCGTCGCGTATGGTTCCTGTTCGAGACCAATCGCGAGAATCCCTGATCGGAAGGGCGGCGCGGTCATGGCCGCGCCGCCTGCCCCGGCCGCCTACTTGCGCGGCGTGGCGATGACACCGATGAGGTCCTTGCCCTCGCCACGCACCAGGTGCGGATACTTCAGGCCGCCGTGGTAGTCGACCTTCACGGTGCTGAACTCGTCGATGTTCTTGACCAGGAACTCGATCGGCGTGGTGGTCGACTTCGCGTCGGTCACCGCATCCTTCAGTGCCTGTCCCGAAAAGTCCTTGCCGTTGACGGCAACGATCGTCAGCCCCGGTACGAGCCCGGCCTTCGCCGCCGTGCCATCCCACTGCACGTCCTGGATCACGCCCTTTTCGGACACCTGCACGCCGAGCGAGTACGCGAGGTTGGTCGACT
Proteins encoded in this window:
- a CDS encoding Dps family protein, translating into MKNPEATKAKRKADLHTPTGLGADATRDISAELNALLADTFALYLKTKNFHWHMSGPRFRDLHLLLDEQGEQIFSMTDDLAERVRKIGGTTLRSIGHIARVQRLSDNDADFVTPQDMLAELREDNQRLVGFLRETHSLCDEYSDVATASLIENWIDQGERRVWFLFETNRENP